In the genome of Natronorubrum sediminis, one region contains:
- the purS gene encoding phosphoribosylformylglycinamidine synthase subunit PurS, translating to MSAYTATVTVRLKHGVLDPEAETTKQALERLDFDLEDLRSADRFEIDLEAESPENASERASEMAKRLLANPTIHDYDVEVDER from the coding sequence CGTCCGACTCAAACACGGCGTCCTCGACCCCGAGGCCGAGACCACCAAGCAAGCCCTCGAGCGGCTCGATTTCGACCTCGAGGATCTCCGTTCGGCGGATCGCTTCGAGATCGACCTCGAGGCCGAATCGCCCGAGAACGCGAGCGAGCGCGCGAGCGAGATGGCGAAACGCCTGCTCGCGAACCCGACCATCCACGACTACGACGTGGAGGTCGACGAGCGGTAG